The stretch of DNA CCGTGCTGCAGCGCGACGTGCGCAAGCACGGTGTCCGCCGTGTCGGCCTGCTCGCCGCGCCCCTGCTGGGCGTCGTCTTCGGCGTCGGCTGGACGCCCTGCATCGGTCCCACGCTCACGGCCGTGCTGGCGCTCTCGGCCAACGAGGCCACCGCCGGACGCGGGGCGTTCCTTGCGCTCGTCTACTGCCTCGGGCTCGGCATCCCGTTCGTCCTCGCGGCCCTGTTCCTCACCCGGTTCCTGCGTGTCACCGGCTGGGTGCGCGCCCACCAGCGTGCCGTGTCGGCCGTCGGGGCGAGCCTGCTCATCGCCACCGGCGTCCTGCTGATCACCGGCTGGTGGCAGGACATCGTCATCGCCCTGCAGCACTGGATCAATGGATTCGAGGTCCCCCTGTGAGCCCCCGCGACAAGCGCAACGAGACCGCCTCCGAGCTGCGCCCCGTCGAG from Aeromicrobium phoceense encodes:
- a CDS encoding cytochrome c biogenesis CcdA family protein; this translates as MIAGDVSDWFLETAASGNLVLTVPVALLAGLLSFFSPCVVPLLPGYLSYVSGVAVTELETARRGRVVTGSLLFVLGFSSVFVAGGALFGAAGQQLLPYQREISIIAGVLLVVMGVVFMGWVPVLQRDVRKHGVRRVGLLAAPLLGVVFGVGWTPCIGPTLTAVLALSANEATAGRGAFLALVYCLGLGIPFVLAALFLTRFLRVTGWVRAHQRAVSAVGASLLIATGVLLITGWWQDIVIALQHWINGFEVPL